In one window of Helianthus annuus cultivar XRQ/B chromosome 17, HanXRQr2.0-SUNRISE, whole genome shotgun sequence DNA:
- the LOC110925992 gene encoding F-box/FBD/LRR-repeat protein At1g78750 yields the protein MWFELINGINGVKSLSAVNTTHLIDFDIPFTSPFGVESLPIFPNMNRLELKGFWHSGLIPQFLESCPELKHLCIEKVVDRCMKKHEEYSWVKPEVVPACVVTKLTTIKFSMCERSECDPAFLKHLLWKCDLPVLKYMLQNAEMLKLVTITWENSSIEKETLSCAMLLKLLPRASRYCEIYFQ from the exons ATGTGGTTTGAGCTTATAAACGGAATAAATGGAGTTAAATCTCTATCAGCTGTAAATACAACTCACCTTATTGACTTCGACATCCCATTCACTTCACCTTTTGGAGTTGAATCTCTTCCCATCTTTCCGAATATGAACCGCTTGGAGTTGAAGGGTTTTTGGCATTCTGGACTAATCCCTCAATTTCTTGAAAGTTGTCCTGAGCTGAAACATTTGTGCATTGAAAAAGTAGTTGACCGGTGTATGAAG AAGCATGAAGAATATAGCTGGGTTAAACCAGAGGTGGTTCCGGCCTGTGTGGTAACAAAACTTACAACCATCAAGTTCTCAATGTGCGAGCGGTCGGAATGTGATCCAGCGTTTCTAAAACACCTGTTGTGGAAATGTGATCTACCGGTTCTAAAATACATGTTGCAGAACGCAGAGATGTTGAAGTTGGTAACAATCACTTGGGAAAACTCGAGCATAGAAAAAGAAACGCTGTCGTGCGCAATGTTGCTTAAGCTTCTTCCGAGGGCTTCTAGATATTGTGAGATTTACTTTCAATGA